A part of Neoarius graeffei isolate fNeoGra1 chromosome 8, fNeoGra1.pri, whole genome shotgun sequence genomic DNA contains:
- the LOC132890383 gene encoding proteinase-activated receptor 4-like translates to MFIITNRTIAEKDKKQIQAATTVLLVPLLYLISFVFGFPSNLLALWVLLFHTKKFPSTILLVNLTCCDLLLLLMLPFRIIYHFQGNNWMFGEGSCRLLIALFYGNMYGSVVCLALIAVDRYVAVVHPFGARMLRSVKTSMLMSVMVWTMVLIAAVPMLASRQSYFIKDLSITTCHDALPEEEQKKYMVPYFATLFFLCFLIPLFVVVFCYSAVLRTLVAAGARYTHATRVTALMLVVFIVCLLPSNVLLLMHYSKWLYSPKSTKGHDGSSDNSDQLYVPYMISLAISTFNSCIDPFIFYYVSEDFRGKVGKLLCCTKNSYKSSSGSSSGTTRSKVTLLSEKSKGLSEKDTINL, encoded by the coding sequence ATGTTCATCATCACAAACAGAACTATTGCAGAAAAGGACAAGAAGCAAATTCAAGCAGCCACCACGGTTCTCCTGGTTCCTCTTCTCTACCTCATCTCTTTCGTGTTTGGTTTCCCCTCTAACCTTCTGGCGCTGTGGGTTCTTCTCTTCCACACAAAAAAGTTTCCATCCACCATTCTGTTAGTGAACCTCACCTGCTGcgaccttcttcttctcctcatgCTTCCCTTTCGCATCATCTACCACTTCCAGGGAAACAACTGGATGTTTGGCGAAGGCTCCTGCCGCTTGCTAATCGCTCTGTTTTATGGGAACATGTACGGCTCGGTGGTTTGCCTGGCACTCATCGCTGTGGACCGTTACGTGGCTGTGGTGCATCCGTTTGGTGCCAGAATGCTACGGAGCGTCAAGACGTCCATGTTGATGAGCGTGATGGTGTGGACCATGGTGCTGATTGCAGCTGTCCCTATGCTCGCTTCACGTCAATCTTACTTCATCAAAGACCTTTCGATCACAACTTGCCATGACGCTCTTCCTGAAGAGGAACAGAAGAAGTACATGGTGCCATATTTTGCCACACTCTTCTTCCTCTGCTTTCTCATCCCGCTATTTGTTGTTGTCTTCTGCTACAGCGCTGTACTGCGCACCCTAGTGGCCGCTGGTGCTCGCTACACCCACGCAACCCGAGTCACGGCACTCATGTTGGTGGTTTTCATCGTCTGCTTGCTCCCCAGTAACGTTCTCCTGCTCATGCATTACTCCAAATGGTTATACTCACCTAAGAGCACGAAAGGTCATGATGGTAGCTCTGACAACTCCGACCAACTCTACGTGCCCTACATGATCAGTCTCGCTATCAGCACCTTTAACAGCTGCATCGACCCCTTTATCTTCTACTATGTCTCCGAGGACTTTAGAGGAAAAGTGGGAAAGTTGCTGTGCTGCACAAAAAACAGCTACAAATCTTCTTCTGGAAGTTCCTCAGGGacgacaaggtcaaaggtcacgcTGTTGTCGGAAAAAAGTAAAGGACTTTCAGAGAAAGATACCATAAACTTGTAA